A genome region from Acidisarcina sp. includes the following:
- a CDS encoding TRIC cation channel family protein, with product MIVNDQILVSDFLNLLDLVGTFAFAISGAVSGIKHKLDLFGVLVLSFVAATAGGITRDVLIGAIPPASVADWRYITVSILAGLAVFFWYPLTTKLKSPVQLFDAIGLGLFAVVGAGKALAFHVAPGGAVLLGVMTGVGGGVVRDVLVAEVPIVFTAELYAVAALLGSIVVVLGHALSLPSAPAEAVGGFLCVALRLLAIRNGWRLPVAQHPD from the coding sequence ATGATTGTTAACGATCAAATCCTGGTGAGTGATTTCCTGAACCTGCTGGATCTGGTAGGTACCTTCGCGTTCGCGATTAGCGGAGCGGTATCCGGCATCAAGCACAAGCTCGATCTTTTTGGGGTGCTCGTACTGTCCTTCGTTGCGGCCACGGCAGGGGGCATCACCCGCGATGTGTTGATCGGAGCGATCCCGCCGGCTTCGGTCGCTGACTGGCGATATATCACCGTGTCGATCCTTGCAGGATTGGCTGTATTTTTCTGGTACCCGCTCACGACAAAATTGAAGAGTCCGGTCCAGCTATTCGATGCAATCGGGCTGGGACTTTTCGCGGTTGTCGGAGCCGGTAAGGCGCTTGCCTTCCATGTCGCCCCGGGAGGAGCCGTCCTTCTGGGCGTGATGACCGGAGTTGGCGGGGGAGTCGTACGCGACGTGCTTGTCGCAGAGGTTCCCATCGTTTTTACCGCCGAACTCTATGCGGTTGCCGCCCTGCTTGGCTCGATTGTGGTTGTGCTGGGCCACGCGCTTTCCCTCCCGTCCGCCCCAGCGGAAGCGGTTGGCGGGTTTCTATGCGTCGCACTGCGGCTGCTGGCCATTCGGAACGGCTGGCGTCTCCCCGTAGCGCAGCATCCGGATTAA
- a CDS encoding M13 family metallopeptidase, whose translation MTFGRNLLLSRGAGDNRAAASITGVVAALLLTLAPAALTGQTPTDSPSRNTLKVFDASLVDTAIDPCQNFYRYACNGWLKKNPLPKDQTTYGRFTELADINREKLRLILESTSSASSTRTPNEQKIGDEYATCMDVAAVNARGTAPFQPELDRIAALREKRDLPVLLAELHRQGVDAFFASGSNQDFADSTRVIDYFVASGLGLPERDYYTRTDAKSVEQRNQYVLHVANMFRLLGEPAGKASQDAQTVMALETRLARASLTVTEARDPQKLNHPMKLAAFEASVPAFDFNAYLAALHAPLHNPETDGINVTEPKFFTEMNALLNDTDLAAIKTYLRWHFIHAIAGTSTPQSFDDEDFNFYAHTLRGQEEQQPRWKRCTRRVDSELGEALGQVYVSRYFPASEKQRALDMTVAIEAAMGRDIDNLDWMSAATKLRAREKLHTVVNKIGYPDKWRDYSRLEIVRGDTLGNMLRAREFESDRDLAKIGKPVDRAEWGMTPPTVNAYYNPQMNDVNFPAGYLQPPFFSALEDDAANYGDMGSTIGHELTHGFDDEGRQFDASGNLTDWWTAQDGKKFTERATCMVRQFNGYVPVDNVHINGKLTLGENLADLGGLWLAYLAWTDEAQKNHLDMAAKQDGYTAEQRFFVAYAQQWCTQTRPEALRTQLQTDPHSPDEYRTNGILADLPQFARTFHCRKGQPMAAEKTCRVW comes from the coding sequence ATGACCTTTGGACGAAATCTGCTGCTGAGCCGCGGAGCCGGGGACAATCGCGCTGCTGCTTCCATCACCGGCGTCGTGGCTGCCCTGCTCCTTACGCTTGCGCCCGCCGCGCTCACCGGCCAGACTCCCACGGATTCGCCTTCGCGAAATACGCTCAAGGTCTTCGACGCTTCGCTGGTCGACACGGCGATCGATCCCTGCCAGAACTTCTATCGCTACGCCTGCAATGGCTGGTTAAAGAAGAATCCGCTGCCGAAGGACCAGACCACCTACGGCCGCTTCACTGAGCTGGCCGATATCAATCGCGAGAAGCTGCGCCTCATACTGGAGAGCACCTCCAGCGCCTCTTCCACCCGCACCCCCAACGAGCAGAAGATCGGCGACGAATATGCCACCTGCATGGACGTAGCGGCAGTCAACGCCAGGGGAACCGCGCCCTTCCAGCCCGAGCTGGACCGCATCGCGGCTCTCCGCGAGAAGCGGGATCTTCCCGTTCTGCTTGCCGAGTTGCATCGCCAGGGCGTGGACGCGTTCTTCGCCTCCGGCTCCAACCAGGACTTTGCCGACTCCACCCGCGTCATCGACTATTTTGTCGCCAGTGGATTGGGCCTGCCGGAGCGCGACTACTACACCCGCACCGACGCCAAGAGCGTGGAGCAGCGCAACCAGTACGTGCTGCATGTCGCCAACATGTTCCGACTGCTGGGCGAGCCGGCCGGCAAAGCCTCCCAGGATGCGCAGACCGTGATGGCGCTGGAGACGCGGCTGGCCAGGGCCTCGCTGACGGTCACTGAAGCGCGCGACCCGCAAAAACTCAATCACCCGATGAAGCTTGCGGCCTTTGAAGCCTCTGTGCCTGCCTTCGACTTCAACGCCTACCTTGCTGCGCTGCACGCGCCTCTACACAATCCCGAAACCGATGGCATCAACGTTACGGAGCCGAAATTCTTCACCGAGATGAACGCCCTCCTCAACGACACCGATCTGGCTGCCATCAAGACCTATCTCCGCTGGCACTTCATCCACGCCATCGCCGGTACCAGCACGCCGCAAAGCTTTGACGATGAGGACTTCAACTTCTACGCGCACACTCTGCGCGGGCAGGAGGAGCAGCAGCCCCGCTGGAAACGCTGCACCCGTCGCGTCGACAGCGAACTTGGCGAGGCACTCGGCCAGGTCTATGTAAGCCGCTACTTTCCAGCCTCCGAAAAGCAGCGCGCACTGGATATGACGGTTGCGATTGAAGCGGCCATGGGGCGGGACATCGACAACCTGGATTGGATGAGCGCTGCAACCAAACTGCGCGCCAGGGAAAAACTCCACACCGTCGTCAACAAAATCGGCTATCCGGACAAGTGGCGCGACTACTCCCGGCTGGAGATTGTTCGCGGCGATACGCTGGGCAACATGCTGAGGGCCCGCGAGTTCGAGAGCGACCGCGACCTCGCCAAGATTGGCAAACCCGTCGATCGGGCCGAATGGGGTATGACTCCCCCCACCGTCAACGCTTACTACAACCCGCAGATGAACGATGTGAACTTCCCCGCCGGATACCTGCAGCCGCCCTTCTTCAGCGCGCTGGAGGATGACGCCGCGAACTATGGCGACATGGGCTCCACCATCGGCCACGAGCTGACCCACGGCTTCGACGATGAAGGACGCCAGTTCGATGCCAGTGGAAACTTGACCGATTGGTGGACCGCACAGGACGGGAAGAAGTTCACCGAGCGCGCGACCTGTATGGTCCGGCAGTTCAACGGCTATGTGCCGGTGGACAACGTGCACATCAACGGCAAGCTCACGCTGGGAGAAAACCTCGCCGATCTCGGCGGCCTCTGGCTGGCCTACCTCGCCTGGACCGACGAAGCACAGAAAAACCATCTCGACATGGCAGCGAAACAGGACGGCTACACAGCGGAACAGCGCTTCTTTGTGGCCTATGCACAGCAGTGGTGCACGCAGACCCGTCCCGAAGCTCTGCGCACGCAACTGCAGACCGATCCCCACTCCCCCGACGAATATCGCACCAACGGCATCCTCGCCGACCTGCCGCAGTTCGCCAGGACCTTCCATTGCAGGAAAGGCCAGCCCATGGCCGCCGAAAAAACCTGCAGAGTCTGGTAA
- the ndk gene encoding nucleoside-diphosphate kinase: MSERTFSIIKPDAVRKGYTGAILAEIEKAGFKIVAVKRLSISKQQAEGFYHVHAQRPFFDSLTTFMSSGPIFPMVLEKDNAIADLRKLMGATNPANAEEGTIRKQYAGSIEENAIHGSDAADTAAFEIGYFFAGYELA; the protein is encoded by the coding sequence GTGTCAGAACGCACGTTCAGCATCATCAAGCCGGACGCCGTCCGCAAGGGGTACACCGGCGCGATTCTAGCGGAGATTGAAAAGGCAGGATTCAAGATCGTCGCCGTGAAGAGGCTTTCCATCTCCAAGCAGCAGGCCGAAGGTTTCTACCACGTGCATGCGCAGCGGCCGTTCTTCGATTCGTTAACAACCTTCATGTCTTCCGGGCCGATCTTTCCGATGGTGCTCGAGAAGGACAACGCGATCGCGGATCTGCGGAAGCTGATGGGCGCAACGAATCCCGCAAATGCCGAGGAAGGCACGATCCGCAAGCAATATGCAGGGTCGATTGAAGAGAACGCGATTCACGGCTCGGATGCTGCTGATACGGCGGCGTTTGAGATTGGCTACTTTTTCGCTGGCTACGAGCTGGCGTAG
- the typA gene encoding translational GTPase TypA has translation MSTTIRNIAIIAHVDHGKTTLVDALLRQAGTFRANEAIAERVMDSNDLERERGITILAKNTAIHFRDTKINIIDTPGHADFGGEVERALKMVDGVMLLVDASEGPLPQTRYVLSKALEAKLKPILVINKIDRPDARAQEVLNEVYDLFIDLDAGEDQLDFPVLYTNAKAGTASLSMTEPGTDLQPLFEAILSTIPQATGDPNGDMQILVTNLDYSDYLGRLAVCRVFNGTLHTGDEVYISKRDHSLQKTKITKLFSYMGLKRVDITETEIGDIVAVAGVEGITIGETITGIDKPAPLPLIVIDEPTIAMQFSVNNSPFAGREGQYVTSRNLRERLEKELLTNVSIRVEDTGSPDSFKVLGRGELQLAILIEMMRRESFELMVGRPEIVTRQVDGKTMEPVERLTIDVPENFVGVVIEKLGPRKGEMLKMHNHGYGRVRLEFRVPSRGLIGLRSEMLTETRGTIVMNTIFDGYIPHQGEIPQRPTGALISDRAGVTTTYSLNGLQERGTLFLGPGVDVYEGMIVGEHSRDNDLDVNVVREKKLTNMRASSADEAIRLVPFKSLNLEQAIEFIAEDELVEVTPKYLRLRKKILQANRRPKRSTNVMA, from the coding sequence GTGAGTACGACAATTCGCAATATCGCCATCATCGCCCACGTCGATCACGGTAAGACAACGCTCGTGGACGCATTGCTGAGGCAGGCCGGAACTTTTCGCGCCAATGAAGCCATAGCCGAGCGGGTCATGGACTCGAATGATCTGGAGCGTGAGCGTGGCATCACCATTCTCGCCAAGAACACGGCAATCCACTTCCGCGATACCAAGATCAACATCATCGACACGCCGGGCCACGCCGACTTTGGCGGCGAAGTGGAGCGCGCACTGAAGATGGTGGACGGCGTGATGCTGCTGGTGGATGCCTCCGAGGGGCCGCTGCCGCAGACGCGCTATGTGCTCTCCAAGGCTCTCGAAGCCAAGCTGAAGCCCATCCTGGTGATCAACAAAATCGATCGCCCCGACGCGCGCGCGCAGGAGGTCCTGAACGAGGTCTATGACCTGTTCATCGATCTGGATGCGGGAGAAGACCAGCTGGATTTTCCGGTGCTGTACACCAACGCCAAGGCAGGAACGGCGAGTCTCTCGATGACCGAACCAGGCACCGACCTGCAGCCTTTGTTTGAGGCGATCCTCTCGACCATTCCGCAGGCAACCGGCGACCCGAATGGCGATATGCAGATCCTGGTGACCAACCTGGACTACTCGGATTACCTGGGCCGCCTGGCGGTGTGCCGCGTGTTCAACGGTACTCTGCATACCGGCGACGAGGTATACATCTCCAAGCGCGACCACTCGCTGCAGAAGACAAAGATCACCAAGCTCTTCTCGTATATGGGCCTCAAGCGCGTGGATATTACCGAAACCGAGATTGGCGACATCGTCGCCGTGGCCGGCGTGGAAGGGATCACGATTGGCGAGACCATCACCGGAATCGACAAGCCGGCGCCGCTGCCGCTGATCGTGATCGACGAGCCAACGATTGCGATGCAGTTCTCCGTGAACAACTCGCCCTTCGCGGGGCGGGAGGGCCAGTATGTCACGTCGCGCAATCTGCGGGAGCGGCTGGAAAAGGAGCTGCTGACCAACGTTTCGATTCGCGTTGAGGATACGGGCAGCCCGGACAGCTTCAAGGTGCTGGGACGCGGCGAGTTGCAGCTCGCCATCCTGATCGAGATGATGCGCCGCGAGAGCTTTGAGTTGATGGTGGGCAGGCCCGAGATCGTGACTCGCCAGGTAGATGGCAAGACGATGGAGCCCGTGGAGCGGCTGACGATCGATGTTCCAGAGAACTTTGTTGGAGTGGTGATTGAAAAGCTTGGGCCGCGCAAGGGCGAGATGCTGAAGATGCACAATCACGGCTATGGACGCGTGCGGCTGGAGTTCCGCGTGCCCAGCCGGGGATTGATCGGACTGCGCAGCGAGATGTTGACCGAGACGCGCGGCACGATCGTGATGAACACGATCTTCGATGGTTACATTCCACATCAGGGAGAGATTCCGCAGCGTCCCACCGGGGCTCTGATCTCGGATCGCGCGGGCGTGACCACAACCTATTCGCTGAATGGCTTGCAGGAGCGGGGCACGCTCTTCCTGGGGCCGGGAGTGGATGTTTACGAGGGGATGATCGTCGGCGAACACTCGCGCGACAACGACCTGGACGTGAACGTGGTGCGGGAGAAGAAGCTCACGAATATGCGGGCTTCCAGCGCGGATGAGGCCATCCGCCTGGTCCCGTTCAAGTCCCTGAATCTGGAGCAGGCGATTGAATTTATCGCCGAAGATGAGCTAGTGGAAGTGACACCGAAGTACCTGCGGCTGCGGAAGAAGATTCTGCAGGCAAACCGGCGCCCGAAGCGCTCCACCAACGTTATGGCCTGA
- a CDS encoding TIGR00730 family Rossman fold protein, which yields MSINIPDPPHLAKAPLAYENPNFLNGPDGRIIRILSEYSEPLARFRRERIQDTVVFFGSARFRGMDEANHTLEVLENTGSAQAAPSEEQPARLPELEQGTATELSLRRAEAAVEMARYYEDARRLAYMLTKWSMSLNYRRRRFVVTSGGGPGIMEAANRGAYEAGGKTIGLNIRLPFEQEPNPYITPSLNFEFHYFFMRKYWFAYMSKALVVFPGGFGTLDEMFELLTLSQTNKLAKKMTVVIYGSSYWNQVLNLDVLVDKGAISPKDRELFQMVDTPEDAFAILKEGLTRNHLEPEALRARQSAEEEVLSGWTEEEFLGPEITKTSM from the coding sequence ATGAGCATAAACATTCCTGATCCGCCGCATCTTGCCAAAGCGCCGCTGGCCTATGAGAATCCCAACTTCCTGAATGGGCCGGATGGCCGCATCATCCGCATCCTGTCGGAGTACTCGGAACCGCTGGCGCGTTTTCGCCGCGAGCGCATCCAGGACACCGTGGTTTTCTTCGGGTCGGCACGTTTTCGCGGAATGGATGAGGCGAATCACACGCTCGAAGTGCTGGAGAATACCGGGTCAGCACAGGCCGCGCCATCGGAGGAGCAGCCGGCGCGGCTTCCAGAACTGGAGCAGGGAACGGCAACCGAGCTGAGTTTACGCCGGGCCGAGGCTGCGGTAGAGATGGCCCGCTACTACGAAGATGCGCGCCGTCTCGCTTACATGCTGACCAAGTGGTCGATGTCCTTGAACTATCGCCGCCGGCGCTTTGTGGTGACCTCCGGCGGCGGCCCCGGCATTATGGAAGCGGCCAATCGCGGGGCATACGAGGCAGGCGGAAAGACAATCGGGTTAAATATTCGTCTGCCATTTGAGCAGGAGCCGAATCCTTACATCACTCCATCGCTGAACTTCGAATTCCATTACTTCTTCATGCGTAAGTATTGGTTTGCCTACATGAGCAAGGCGCTGGTGGTCTTCCCCGGCGGCTTCGGCACGCTGGACGAGATGTTTGAGCTGCTGACGCTGTCGCAGACCAACAAGCTGGCCAAGAAGATGACGGTGGTGATCTACGGCTCGTCCTATTGGAACCAGGTGTTGAATCTGGATGTTCTGGTGGACAAGGGCGCGATCTCGCCGAAGGATCGTGAACTCTTTCAGATGGTCGATACGCCGGAAGACGCATTCGCCATATTGAAAGAGGGCCTGACGCGGAATCATCTGGAGCCGGAGGCGTTGCGCGCCCGGCAAAGCGCGGAGGAAGAGGTGCTCTCCGGCTGGACTGAAGAAGAATTTCTTGGTCCTGAGATTACTAAGACGAGCATGTAA
- a CDS encoding glycosyltransferase, translated as MEIDQPRVAYFPDSFHEINGVAHTSRQFEAFAKRRDLPFLCVRAGDRAQPFFEDGQVSTLELPRGFLSFALDKDLRFDPAFVRHLPDIIRTLRGFRPDILHITGPSEVGMLGAALAHHLDVPLVASWHTNVHEYAARRSGWFLRLLPQESAERTAKTIEAVTLAAAARFYRLARILFAPNRELCDLLEKATHRSCYLMQRGVDTNLFSPQSRSRQAIDEEVVLGYVGRLSVEKNVALLATLRADLLKQGLTRFRFLIVGQGAEEGWLRENLPNAEFTGVLRGAALAQAYANMDLFVFPSHTDTFGNVVLEALASGVPAIVTPDGGPRYIVQDGKSGLIASDEEFSAAVASVLCDPEKYAQMRRDARTQALSASWDAVFEGVYAAYETVRKPKEVVMA; from the coding sequence ATGGAAATCGATCAGCCGCGGGTGGCCTATTTCCCCGACTCCTTTCACGAGATCAACGGGGTAGCGCATACCAGCCGCCAGTTTGAAGCCTTTGCCAAACGCAGGGATCTTCCCTTCCTTTGCGTGCGTGCGGGGGACCGGGCGCAGCCCTTCTTTGAGGATGGTCAGGTTTCCACCCTGGAGCTGCCGCGGGGTTTTCTGTCCTTTGCCCTGGATAAGGATCTTCGCTTCGATCCTGCATTCGTGCGCCACTTGCCGGACATCATTCGCACGCTTCGGGGCTTTCGTCCGGACATTCTGCACATCACCGGGCCGAGCGAGGTGGGCATGCTTGGGGCTGCGCTGGCGCATCATCTCGATGTGCCTCTGGTGGCCTCGTGGCACACCAATGTGCACGAATACGCGGCGCGGCGTTCGGGGTGGTTTCTGCGGCTGCTGCCGCAGGAAAGCGCTGAGAGAACCGCGAAGACCATCGAAGCGGTGACGCTGGCTGCTGCTGCTCGTTTCTACCGCCTGGCGCGGATCCTCTTCGCGCCCAATCGCGAGCTCTGCGATCTGCTGGAAAAGGCCACACATCGGTCCTGCTACCTGATGCAGCGTGGCGTGGACACGAATCTGTTTTCTCCCCAGAGCCGCAGCCGGCAAGCAATCGATGAGGAGGTAGTGCTGGGCTATGTGGGCCGCCTTTCCGTGGAGAAGAACGTCGCCCTGCTGGCCACGTTGCGGGCAGATCTGCTGAAGCAGGGGCTGACGCGCTTCCGGTTCTTGATTGTGGGGCAGGGAGCGGAGGAGGGCTGGCTCCGCGAGAACCTGCCGAATGCCGAGTTTACCGGCGTATTGCGCGGCGCAGCGCTGGCGCAGGCTTACGCGAACATGGATCTCTTCGTATTTCCCTCCCACACCGACACGTTCGGAAACGTTGTGCTGGAGGCGCTGGCCTCGGGCGTTCCCGCAATTGTGACGCCGGATGGCGGCCCGCGCTACATCGTTCAGGATGGCAAGTCCGGGCTGATTGCCTCGGACGAGGAGTTTTCCGCAGCAGTGGCCAGCGTCCTGTGCGATCCGGAGAAGTATGCGCAGATGCGTCGCGATGCGCGGACGCAGGCCTTGAGCGCATCCTGGGATGCGGTGTTTGAAGGTGTCTACGCGGCGTATGAGACGGTGCGCAAGCCGAAGGAAGTCGTGATGGCTTAG
- a CDS encoding ABC-F family ATP-binding cassette domain-containing protein: protein MLQLSGAGKRFGPRLLFENANWLITPDERTALVGANGTGKSTIMKVLADLDSLDYGSVQRTRGMTIGYLPQDGLALTGRTVFEECLSVFDELRGIEQELEDLSVSLADLEHDSAAYHAAAERFSMLESRFRAHDGYALDAQVGSVLTGLGFSKEDWARRTEEFSGGWQMRIALAKLLLQRPNLLLLDEPTNHLDLESRNWLEGYLRTYPNGFILISHDRYFLDVTVNKIVEIWNKGLHSYSGNYEKYLTQKAERRAKLEAAYKNQRDQIEHLEAFINRFRAQATKAKQVQSRIKELEKIERIEIPEEEKAIHFTFPQPPPSGRTVVEVSALSKNYDAKQVLHDVNFTIDRGDRIALVGANGAGKSTLIRLLTGVEPPTAGTLKLGHNVLAEYFAQDQYKVLDPEARMLDDISRTAPKVTETELRSLLGCFLFSGDDVFKPLGVLSGGERNRYALARILVSPANFLLLDEPTNHLDLRAKDVLLEAVNSFTGTVIFVSHDRYFIDGLATRVFEVEGGHVHVYPGNYEDYLYRKESGAALVGALPSSTHASGNAKPAPAAVAEPETAEKEKSKRLNPIKLKQMQERYAWIEEEIPRVEASIADTEQALGVFVSMEETQRLTRELEDLRARNEALTAEWEELMVVLEEQSTA, encoded by the coding sequence ATGCTTCAGCTTTCTGGCGCGGGGAAACGATTCGGCCCACGGCTGCTGTTTGAGAACGCCAACTGGCTGATTACGCCGGATGAGCGGACGGCGCTGGTGGGCGCGAACGGTACCGGCAAATCCACAATCATGAAGGTGCTGGCGGATCTCGATTCGCTGGACTACGGCAGCGTGCAGCGGACTCGCGGCATGACCATCGGCTATCTGCCGCAGGATGGACTGGCGCTCACCGGACGCACCGTCTTTGAAGAATGCCTGTCGGTATTTGATGAGCTGCGCGGCATCGAGCAGGAGCTGGAGGATCTGTCGGTTTCTCTGGCGGACCTGGAGCACGACAGCGCAGCCTATCACGCCGCCGCCGAGCGCTTCTCCATGCTGGAGTCGCGCTTCCGCGCGCACGACGGCTACGCGCTGGATGCCCAGGTAGGCTCAGTGCTGACGGGCCTGGGCTTCAGCAAGGAAGACTGGGCACGCCGGACAGAGGAGTTCTCCGGCGGATGGCAGATGCGCATCGCACTGGCCAAGCTGCTGCTGCAGAGGCCGAATCTGCTGCTGCTGGATGAGCCCACCAACCATCTCGACCTGGAATCGCGCAACTGGCTCGAAGGATATCTGCGAACCTATCCCAACGGCTTCATCCTCATCTCGCACGACCGCTACTTTCTGGATGTGACGGTAAACAAGATCGTAGAGATCTGGAATAAGGGGCTGCACTCCTACTCCGGCAACTACGAAAAGTACCTGACGCAGAAGGCCGAGCGGCGGGCAAAGCTGGAGGCGGCATACAAGAATCAGCGCGACCAGATTGAGCACCTTGAGGCCTTCATCAACCGCTTCCGCGCGCAGGCCACGAAGGCGAAGCAGGTGCAGAGCCGCATCAAGGAACTGGAGAAGATTGAGCGCATCGAGATTCCCGAGGAGGAGAAGGCGATCCACTTCACTTTTCCGCAGCCTCCGCCATCGGGGCGCACTGTGGTGGAAGTCTCAGCGCTGTCGAAGAACTACGATGCCAAGCAGGTATTGCACGACGTCAACTTCACCATCGACCGGGGCGACCGCATCGCACTGGTAGGCGCGAACGGCGCGGGCAAATCGACGCTGATCCGCCTGCTGACAGGGGTCGAGCCGCCGACAGCGGGAACGCTGAAGCTGGGGCACAACGTGCTGGCGGAGTATTTCGCGCAGGATCAGTACAAGGTGCTGGACCCTGAGGCGCGCATGCTGGACGACATCAGCCGGACGGCTCCAAAGGTCACCGAGACAGAACTGCGAAGCCTGCTGGGATGCTTCCTCTTCTCCGGAGACGATGTGTTCAAGCCGCTCGGCGTCCTGTCGGGCGGAGAGCGAAATCGCTATGCGCTGGCACGAATCCTGGTTAGTCCGGCGAACTTCCTGCTGCTGGATGAGCCGACGAATCACCTGGATCTTCGCGCCAAGGATGTACTGCTGGAGGCGGTCAACAGCTTTACGGGGACGGTGATCTTCGTCTCCCACGACCGCTATTTCATTGATGGTCTTGCGACGCGGGTCTTCGAGGTGGAGGGCGGTCACGTCCACGTGTATCCCGGCAACTATGAGGACTACCTCTACCGCAAGGAGAGCGGTGCTGCGCTGGTGGGCGCACTGCCTTCCTCCACGCATGCGAGCGGCAATGCGAAGCCTGCCCCCGCCGCAGTGGCCGAGCCTGAGACTGCAGAGAAGGAAAAGAGCAAACGCCTGAACCCTATCAAGCTGAAGCAGATGCAGGAGCGATACGCATGGATCGAAGAGGAGATTCCGCGCGTGGAAGCTTCGATTGCCGATACCGAGCAGGCGCTGGGCGTGTTTGTGAGCATGGAAGAGACGCAGCGGTTGACCAGGGAGCTTGAAGACCTGCGCGCACGCAACGAGGCACTCACCGCAGAGTGGGAAGAGCTGATGGTGGTGCTGGAAGAGCAATCGACGGCGTAA
- a CDS encoding DUF2252 domain-containing protein, which translates to MTDMDSFETRREYGQSRRKQLPRQSHGRWDPKQRQHSALSLLEQSMRGRVPSLVTLKYERMAASPFGFFRGAVPIMAADLAQLPDTGILTQLCGDAHVRNLGAYAGPDGRLVFDINDFDETIRGPFEWDIKRLATSLVLAGREAGNKNHDCSDAVSAFIRTYCKAVRGFANMPVIDLARYQVHRLQRIAPVSQALLKAERSTALHTLETLTEPAKPKRNESPHRIFKEQKPLLTRVRPSQARAVLASLKLYEESLQPDRRHFVHQYRPRDVAFKVVGTGSVGTRDYCVYFEGNGSGDPLFLQIKEELPSAYEPYLKETGVARHQGRRVAEGQRAMQFQSDIFLGWTTLADRDYVVRQLNDHKASIAVEDLKGQALVEYAEICGELLARGHSRAGEPQVLSGYLGNGRSFEKAIMEFAEAYADQTERDREELLKSKHAPRATAKAKATAEK; encoded by the coding sequence ATGACAGACATGGATAGCTTTGAGACGCGGCGCGAGTATGGTCAGTCGCGCCGCAAGCAGCTTCCCCGGCAGAGCCACGGACGCTGGGATCCGAAGCAGCGCCAGCACTCGGCGCTGAGCCTGCTGGAGCAGTCGATGCGCGGGCGGGTGCCTTCGCTGGTGACGCTGAAATACGAGCGGATGGCTGCCTCGCCATTCGGATTCTTTCGCGGTGCAGTGCCGATCATGGCAGCCGATCTTGCGCAACTGCCGGATACCGGCATCCTGACCCAGCTCTGCGGCGATGCGCATGTACGCAACCTGGGAGCTTACGCAGGGCCCGACGGGCGGCTGGTCTTCGACATCAACGATTTTGACGAAACGATCCGCGGCCCCTTTGAGTGGGACATCAAGCGGCTGGCGACCAGCCTGGTGTTGGCCGGGCGAGAGGCCGGCAACAAGAACCATGATTGCAGCGATGCCGTCTCCGCATTCATTCGCACCTACTGCAAAGCCGTGCGGGGATTCGCCAACATGCCGGTAATCGATCTGGCCCGCTACCAGGTGCACCGCCTGCAGCGCATCGCTCCGGTGTCGCAGGCACTGCTGAAGGCGGAGCGTTCCACGGCTCTGCACACGCTGGAGACGCTGACGGAACCAGCGAAGCCGAAGCGGAATGAATCGCCCCACCGCATCTTCAAGGAACAGAAGCCGCTGCTGACGCGGGTGAGGCCTTCTCAGGCACGAGCCGTACTGGCCTCGTTGAAGCTCTATGAAGAAAGCCTTCAGCCGGATCGGCGGCACTTTGTGCATCAATATCGTCCGCGCGATGTTGCTTTCAAGGTGGTGGGAACGGGCAGCGTCGGCACGCGAGACTACTGCGTTTATTTTGAAGGAAACGGCAGCGGCGATCCCCTGTTTCTGCAGATCAAGGAAGAGCTGCCCTCGGCGTATGAGCCCTATCTGAAGGAGACAGGGGTTGCCCGGCACCAGGGACGCCGGGTTGCGGAAGGGCAGCGAGCCATGCAGTTTCAATCCGATATCTTTCTCGGCTGGACCACCCTGGCGGATCGCGACTACGTGGTACGCCAGTTGAACGACCATAAAGCCTCCATCGCCGTGGAGGATTTGAAAGGCCAGGCGCTGGTGGAGTATGCAGAGATCTGCGGGGAGTTGCTGGCACGAGGTCACTCGCGCGCCGGGGAGCCACAGGTCCTGTCAGGCTACCTGGGAAACGGCCGGAGCTTTGAGAAAGCCATCATGGAGTTTGCCGAGGCATACGCGGACCAGACGGAGCGCGATCGGGAGGAGCTGTTGAAGTCGAAGCATGCGCCACGGGCTACTGCGAAGGCGAAGGCGACAGCGGAGAAATAG